The Streptococcus oralis DNA window GTAGCGATTCTGGAAGATCGCGATTTTCAGGATGACGGTGAAGTCATTACAGGCTATATTTCCGAGAAAAATAAATGGAGGTTAGAGGAATTTTATGACTGATATTAAAACCTTGGCTCTAAAATATGGGGGCTATACAAGTCTGGATAGGGTCTATCTAGATCAGCTTCTAGCTGGCAAAACAGAGCAAGAGCAGTTGGCTCTCATCACCCCTCCGCCTAGTGTCGTCAATGCCTACTTTGCTGAACTCTACCAGAAAAAGAGTCCTGAAGCTGCGACGGATTATTTTGCAGAACTCAGTCATGAACTGAATCTCTACAATGCTGAGCCAAGTTTCACCTTTGAAAATAAGCCTTTTATCCGCCTCAATCTATCTGGCAAATCTTTTGGCTTTTGCTATGAGAGTGAAGGACTGGGAAGGATTTTCTCAGAAACTGAGGAAGCAATCACTGCTGACTTGCTCTTTGAAATTGCTCAGATTTTCCCTCATCAGCTCGTCTATGAGGAGTCTGGAAAGATTTACATGAAGTCTGTCGGGGACGAGGAAGTTGTTAGCGTAAAAAGTCTCACAGCTTTGACTGATTTGGAAAGTTTAGCTGATGGTCGCAAGCGTCTCAAAGGTTATAGTCAAGAGGATTTATTACAAGAAGCTGTTGCTTTTTCTGGCAAGCGCTATTTCCGATCGGAAAACCGCACAGCCATGTTATATATTGATTAATTAGAAAGTATCAAATGGATATTCAATTTTTAGGAACGGGGGCTGGTCAGCCCTCTAAAGCCCGCAACGTTTCAAGCCTCGCCCTGAAACTCTTGGATGAGATTAACGAAGTTTGGCTCTTTGACTGTGGAGAAGGAACGCAAAATCGTATTCTGGAAACCACAATTCGACCACGCAAGGTAAGCAAAATCTTTATCACTCACTTGCATGGAGACCATATTTTTGGATTGCCAGGATTTCTCTCTAGCCGTGCTTTTCAGGCCAATGAAGAGCAGACAGATTTGGATATTTATGGACCTCAAGGGATCAAGTCATTTGTCTTAACCAGTCTTCGTGTGTCAGGTTCTCGTCTACCTTACCGAATTCATTTTCATGAGTTTGACCAAGATTCTCTAGGGAAAATCCTTGAGACCGATAAATTCACTGTGTATGCAGAGGAGCTGGACCACACTATTTTCTGCGTTGGTTATCGTGTCATGCAAAAGGATCTTGAAGGAACATTGGATGCTGAAAAACTCAAGGCAGCTGGCGTCCCATTTGGCCCGCTTTTTGGAAAAATCAAAAACGGTCAGGATGTTGTTCTCGAAGATGGGACTGAAATCAACGCTTCAGACTATATCTCAGCTCCCCGTCCTGGTAAGATTATCACCATACTTGGTGACACCCGCAAAACCAATGCTAGTGTGCGTCTGGCTGTTAACGCCGATGTCCTAGTCCATGAGTCCACATATGGCAAGGGCGATGAGAAAATTGCCCGCAATCACGGTCACTCAACCAATATGCAGGCTGCACAAGTAGCGGAAGAAGCAGGAGTCAAACGCCTCTTGCTCAACCATATCAGTGCCCGCTTCCTATCAAAGGATATTAGTCAGCTTAAGAAAGATGCTGCTAGTGTCTTTGAAAATGTTCATGTCGTCAAAGACTTGGAAGAAGTTGAGTTATAATGTTATAGTTCGTTGAGAGAGAAATAAGATGACTGTTGAAAATCGTTTATTAGATAAAGCGGATTGGTATTTTGAAAATGCATTAACCAATTACTTGCACAGCTATCAATTACACAAAGAAGAGCTAACTCAAAAAGATTATCGGGAGATTTATCGTTGGGCTGCGAACCATATCGGTTTTTTCGTTACTTGGCTCACCCAGCATGATGCCAAAGAAATGATGTCTACTGATGAAGAAACGATATTCCAAAGTGTAAAAGACGAGCAAACTTTGGGTGTCGATTATCTTTTAGACTGGTGCGATGGTAAATTGGGAACAATGGATATCAAAAAGGATTTTCAGGCTTTTGTAAATGACTATTATGAACATCAGTATATGGCTGATTATTCCGAATTTGTAGTCAATGACTTATATGACTTGCCTTTAGAATTTTTAGGTAGCTGGGAGGATTATCATCTGTTTGCTCCTGTCATTGACCAAGCTTATGCTCACTATTTAGCTGGAAAAAGATTTCATTAAATTGACCAATACTTTGAAAGGAAGAAATATGCGAACGATTCTCATTACAGGTGCTAGCGGTGGCTTAGCCCAAGAAATGGTCAAACTCTTGCCAAATGACCAACTGATTCTGCTAGGTAGAAATAAGGAAAAATTAGCTCAGCTCTACGGAAATCATTCTAACGCTGAATTAGTTGAGATTGATATTACCGATGACCAAGCCCTAGAAACTTTAGTAGCTGATCTCCATCTCCGTTATGGCAAGATTGATGTCTTGATTAACAATGCTGGCTATGGAATTTTTGAAGAATTTGACAAGATTTCTGATCAAGACATTCACCAGATGTTCGAGGTCAATACCTTTGCTCTGATGAATCTGTCTCGTCGCATTGGTTGTCGAATGAAGGAAAGTCGAAAAGGACATATCATCAATATCGTTAGCATGGCAGGTTTGATAGCGACAGGGAAATCCAGTCTCTACTCAGCGACCAAGTTTGCGGCTATTGGTTTTTCCAACGCTTTACGCCTCGAACTCATGCCCTATAGTGTCTATGTAACTACGGTCAATCCAGGACCAATCCGAACTGGATTTTTTGACCAGGCGGAGCCAGATGGAACCTACCTCAAGTCTGTTGAGCGATTCCTCTTAGAACCAGAAGCGGTTGCTAAAAAGATTGTCAAAACCATAGGAAAAAATAAACGAGAACTCAATCTTCCTTTTTTGCTCAATTTAGCCCACATATTTTATACTCTCTTTCCCAAGCTAGCTGATAAGTTGGCAGGGGAGACTTTTAATTATAAGTAATGAATTAAAACAATCTAGTCTAGACAGGCTAGATTTTTTGCCAGCTATTTAGAAAAAAATCAAAATACTACTTGCTATTTTCCAAAAGACATGTTACAATCTATTTAGAAAGAAATCTAATTACTTTGCTTTTGGTCTTTCGATGATTGACCAGATAATTTTTGAGAAGTATTTAGAAAAAATTCTAAACGCTATCTACCGACTAGATGCTTGCCTTCATAACGCAGCAAGAAGGAGGAGAAAATGAAGAAAGCAAGAAGTTCCATTCTACTGACAGTCTTAGGTTAAGTGACTGGTTTGTCCATTTGGCTGGCTGTTTTTTCATGGGTGCTCTATAAAAATAGAGACGAACTAGAAAAAATATCCAATCAAAAACATGTTTAAAAATCTAGTTTTTCTAGGCTGGATTTTTTAAATCAAAGTATTTAGAAAAAAATCTAAATACGATAGACTGGTTAAGTGAAGCTTGCTGCTTGATTTTGTAGTCAGTATTTAGAAAATTTTCGAAATAAATAAAGGAGGAAAGATGAAGAGAGGATTACTTTTATTACTTATAGGCTTGCTCACGGTTTTATCCGTCTGCTGGGCAATCCCGTCTTGGTTTGTTTTTAGAAATAGAAAAAAATTGGAAGGAAAAATTAAATGTTAAAAGAAATTTTGCGAAAATACCGCGCTTCTTATCTAGGTGCGACTACCTTTAATATCTTAGCGACGATTTTTATGACCCTGTTTTCACTGCAACTGGGTGTAGTCGTGGATAGCGTGCAGAAGGCTCATTCTAACTTGCTTGGACAATTCTTTATCTGCCTTTTTTGCACTTGTGCTTGGTCTCTTTGCAGCTTGCTGGCTATTTGGTTCAAGAACAATCATAATAAGCAAGTCTTGGAAGAAGTGAAAACGAGGCTTTTCCATTCTTTTTATGACAAGGATTTGCATGACAAGGCTTCTGAGCAGGAAAACAGCTATCTCAACACAACGACCAAGAATATGGATATTTACCAAGAGAATTACTTGACCCCGCGCTGTGATATTGTGGCTGCCTTTTTCTCGGTTTTTATCAGTACACTGGCTATCTTCTGGATTGAGTTGCGAATGGCTCTGGGCTTTATCCTCATCTCTATCTTGACTATGGCGGCGTCGCAAATTCCGGGGGTCTTGATGAGAAAGGCGACGGCAAATTTTACCCAGAAAAGCAATCATTTCTTGAAGCAAGTCACCAATTTTTTGGAAGGGTTTGAGCAAATCAAACTTTTGCAAATCCAAAAAAGGGTGGTTGAGCACTTGTCTAGCAGCAACAGAGATTTTTAGCAATCCAGAAAAAGCTATAATGCGGCTAAGGAGGGTGCTGTAAATCTGATGATGTTCTTTAGCTTTCTGTCTCAGATATTTTGTATGTCTCTGGGGATTTGGTTTGTCAGTCAAGGCTCACTGACGATTGGGGCTTTGATTGCCAGTCTTCAGCTTTTGAACTTTGTCTTTACTCCTTTGCAGCTTTTTATCAATAACAAAAATCTCATGAGCACGGTCAAGGATATTGAGAATGATTTTGATGCTAAGTTGGCTAAGAAAGAAGCGGAGCCCGCTCAAAATCTGACAGAAACGATTGAGCGGATTGATTTTGAACATCTCGGTCTGGAGTTGGGCGACAAGACTCTCTTTCAGGATTTTTCTTATCAGTTTGCCAAGGACAAGCACTATGCCATTATCGGCGAGTCTGGTCGGGGCAAGTCGACCTTGATGAAGCTCTTGCTTAATTATTTTGATAAGAAGGACTACGCTGGTCAAATCATGGTCAATGGTCAAGCGGTCAGCCAGCTAGCAAGCGACAGCATTTATCAGAAAATCGCCTTTATCCAAAAGAATGACTTTTTTATCGAGGGAAGTGTCGCGGACAATATCGTGCTATACAGAGATATAAATGTACCTGACCAAACTTCCTTGTACCAAAGTCTGCATTTTAATGAGGCTTTCTTGAGCAAGGAGTTGGACTTGGAGCGGCAGGAAGTTTCCTATGGCGAAAAGCAGCGGATTGATTTGGCGCGCTTCTTGGTCAAGGATTATGATGTGCTGATTTTTGATGAGCCGACTAGCAATCTTGACCCCAACTTGGCAGCGGAAGTCATGGACTATATCTTGTCGATTAAAGACCGCATTGTTATCGTTATTACCCACAATCAAGGTCGGGCTCTTTTAGACCGCTTTGATGACTGTCTGGAATTATAAATTGGAGGAAAAAATGAAATTAAAATGGAAAGAACTCATCGCAAGCCTAATCGCTATTTGGCTACCGCTTATCTACGCTTTGTCAATCTATGCAGACCTACCTCAGCTAATCAGAGGGCATTTGCCCTATAGCGGTCTAGGCATGCCCAAGCAAATCTTTATCTGGTTTTTGCCAGTTCTCTTGAGTGTCATTCAACTGATTGTTTGCTACACGACGACTATTAAAGAGATTATTGACAAGCAATTTGTCCATTTCCTTTACTGGCTGGTTCCCTTTATCAATGCCGTAGTTTATATCAGCGTTCTTCTTTATGGGCTCAATCCGGCTTTTCCGGTATTTAAGGTCAATGGGATTATGTCTGCAATAATCCTTAATGCTGTCAGCTACTTCCTCACGAGAAAAATAGTGGCAGATCAAGAGCCTGCACCACGCATTTTAGCTTATATCTTCGGAGGAGTTAGCTCAATCCTGTTTCTGGTCAGCCTCTTCCTCTTTTAAAAATGTCTGATACGAAAGGAGAAAATCATGTTTCATATTTTCGTTTTTGTTAAAATCCTGTTATTCTTTATCTTTGGCTGGTTGTGGCTGCTTCTCGGTCTACTCAGTTTGCTCTTTCTTTTTCCTTTTTAAGTGAAGGAAATATAGAAAATAATGATTGGTGATCATCATGAAATCATCATTTTTGAAAAGCAATGCGGCGCTGGTAACGTGTGACTTGCTAGCTTTTGGAGCAGTCCACGCTTACGCTGAGCAGCAAAAATTGCCGTCGGACACATTTTATGACCAAATCGGTCAAAAGATTGAAGACTATTATAAAGAACACGAAAGAACCAGTGCTGGACTGGCAACGACGGTCTTTGACAAGGACGGCAACACTCTTTACCAAAATAATTTTGGCTATATGAACAAGGAGAAAAAGCTAGCTGTAGACGATAGCTCGGTTTTCGAGTGGGGGTCAACGACCAAAATCACCGTCTGGGTCGGTGTCATGCAGCTTTGGGAAGAGGGCAAGATTGACTTCAAAACAGACATCAAAGACTGCCTGCCCAAGGATTTTCTCAAGGGCAAGCTCAAGTACGACAAGCCCATTACCATGCTGAACCTCATGAACCACCAAGCGGGTTTTAGTGTTTAGCTAAGCCCTCCTTGTCTTTTATCCTCAAAAACAGTATAATGGAGAAAAGAATTTGAAAGTTTTCTAAATAGTTTTAGGAGGATTGCTGGCAGAAAATCTTGGTCATTTGGACGGAGCACTTCATGGCTCTTTGCTTGTCTACATCGGGGTCTTGATTTATGTAAAAAGAGGAACTTTATTTTTCCTCAGCCGGAAATATGTCATCAATCCATTTTTAAGAGGTATCAAAATTGGGAATTAGTGA harbors:
- the rnz gene encoding ribonuclease Z produces the protein MDIQFLGTGAGQPSKARNVSSLALKLLDEINEVWLFDCGEGTQNRILETTIRPRKVSKIFITHLHGDHIFGLPGFLSSRAFQANEEQTDLDIYGPQGIKSFVLTSLRVSGSRLPYRIHFHEFDQDSLGKILETDKFTVYAEELDHTIFCVGYRVMQKDLEGTLDAEKLKAAGVPFGPLFGKIKNGQDVVLEDGTEINASDYISAPRPGKIITILGDTRKTNASVRLAVNADVLVHESTYGKGDEKIARNHGHSTNMQAAQVAEEAGVKRLLLNHISARFLSKDISQLKKDAASVFENVHVVKDLEEVEL
- a CDS encoding ABC transporter ATP-binding protein, with the translated sequence MSLGIWFVSQGSLTIGALIASLQLLNFVFTPLQLFINNKNLMSTVKDIENDFDAKLAKKEAEPAQNLTETIERIDFEHLGLELGDKTLFQDFSYQFAKDKHYAIIGESGRGKSTLMKLLLNYFDKKDYAGQIMVNGQAVSQLASDSIYQKIAFIQKNDFFIEGSVADNIVLYRDINVPDQTSLYQSLHFNEAFLSKELDLERQEVSYGEKQRIDLARFLVKDYDVLIFDEPTSNLDPNLAAEVMDYILSIKDRIVIVITHNQGRALLDRFDDCLEL
- a CDS encoding cystathionine beta-lyase, yielding MTDIKTLALKYGGYTSLDRVYLDQLLAGKTEQEQLALITPPPSVVNAYFAELYQKKSPEAATDYFAELSHELNLYNAEPSFTFENKPFIRLNLSGKSFGFCYESEGLGRIFSETEEAITADLLFEIAQIFPHQLVYEESGKIYMKSVGDEEVVSVKSLTALTDLESLADGRKRLKGYSQEDLLQEAVAFSGKRYFRSENRTAMLYID
- a CDS encoding SDR family NAD(P)-dependent oxidoreductase, with the protein product MRTILITGASGGLAQEMVKLLPNDQLILLGRNKEKLAQLYGNHSNAELVEIDITDDQALETLVADLHLRYGKIDVLINNAGYGIFEEFDKISDQDIHQMFEVNTFALMNLSRRIGCRMKESRKGHIINIVSMAGLIATGKSSLYSATKFAAIGFSNALRLELMPYSVYVTTVNPGPIRTGFFDQAEPDGTYLKSVERFLLEPEAVAKKIVKTIGKNKRELNLPFLLNLAHIFYTLFPKLADKLAGETFNYK